Proteins co-encoded in one Eremothecium sinecaudum strain ATCC 58844 chromosome VI, complete sequence genomic window:
- the BIM1 gene encoding microtubule-binding protein BIM1 (Syntenic homolog of Ashbya gossypii AAR024W; Syntenic homolog of Saccharomyces cerevisiae YER016W (BIM1)) produces MSSSGLGESRTELLSWLNDLLCLNYTRVEQCGNGAAYCQIMDSIFCDIPMNRVKFDSRAEYESLSNFKILQSCFTKHKIEKTIFVDRLIKCRFQDNLEFLQWLKKFWLQNKDESPYDAQLRRKAQKPSGTAEGVSSSITQASKKRTLTTSASSLNEMSASPSTKPRILQKVRPIGQFNGSAGISGTVMKRTPSSGTTSRKPQLTSMSASASNDQLAKLQMELDSSNMKIDKLNQEVTHYQDAMNIMERERDFYFGKLRDIEILVQSTQDLYKEGVYNDDPQELNRFLGKVNQILYSTEEGFEVTQTEEVAIAANGDHTGPMLHQGLETVTPIQNLLTDEETF; encoded by the coding sequence ATGTCATCATCAGGCTTGGGTGAGTCGCGTACTGAATTGTTGAGTTGGCTCAATGACCTCTTATGTTTAAACTATACAAGAGTTGAGCAATGTGGGAACGGTGCTGCTTATTGCCAAATAATGGATTCTATATTTTGCGATATTCCAATGAATCGTGTAAAGTTTGATTCTCGTGCGGAGTATGAGTCTTTAAGCAATTTCAAGATTTTGCAGAGCTGCTTTACCAAACATAAGATTGAGAAAACAATATTCGTAGACCGATTGATAAAGTGCAGGTTTCAAGATAATCTAGAATTCTTGCAATGGTTGAAGAAATTTTGGTTGCAGAATAAAGACGAATCACCATACGATGCGCAGTTGCGTCGTAAAGCACAGAAGCCTTCAGGTACAGCGGAAGGTGTATCATCATCGATCACACAGGCTTCAAAAAAACGTACATTAACTACTTCTGCCTCCTCATTGAATGAGATGTCAGCGTCTCCTAGCACAAAACCTCGCATTTTACAGAAAGTGAGGCCTATTGGTCAGTTCAACGGATCTGCTGGCATTTCAGGTACTGTCATGAAGAGAACTCCGTCTTCTGGCACCACTTCACGGAAACCGCAATTGACATCGATGTCAGCATCTGCTAGCAATGATCAATTGGCGAAGTTGCAAATGGAGCTTGATAGTTCCAATATGAAAATAGATAAGCTGAACCAAGAAGTAACGCACTACCAGGACGCGATGAATATTATGGAGAGAGAACGAGATTTTTACTTTGGTAAACTACGGGATATTGAAATTCTCGTTCAATCCACACAAGATTTATACAAAGAAGGTGTGTACAATGATGACCCACAAGAACTTAACAGGTTTTTAGGGAAGGTGAACCAGATCTTGTATTCTACGGAAGAAGGATTTGAGGTTACTCAGACTGAAGAGGTAGCCATAGCAGCCA